Proteins co-encoded in one Brassica oleracea var. oleracea cultivar TO1000 chromosome C4, BOL, whole genome shotgun sequence genomic window:
- the LOC106337714 gene encoding probable xyloglucan endotransglucosylase/hydrolase protein 32, translating into MANSLVSLLPIFHLLVLLGSSVNAYWPPSPGYWPSSKVGSLNFYKGFRNLWGPQHQRMDQNALTIWLDRTSGSGFKSVKPFRSGYFGASIKLQPGYTAGVITSLYLSNNEAHPGFHDEVDIEFLGTTFGKPYTLQTNVYIRGSGDGKIIGREMKFRLWFDPTSDFHHYAILWNPREIIFLVDDIPIRRYPKKSAATFPLRPMWLYGSIWDASSWATENGKYKADYKYQPFTAKYTNFKAIGCTAYSSARCHPLSASPYRSGGLTRKQYQAMRWVQTHNMVYNYCKDYKRDHSLIPECGR; encoded by the exons ATGGCTAACTCTCTCGTCTCTCTTCTCCCAATCTTCCACTTGTTGGTGTTATTAGGATCCTCAGTGAATGCTTATTGGCCACCATCACCTGGTTACTGGCCAAGCTCCAAGGTTGGCTCCTTGAACTTCTACAAAGGTTTTAGGAATCTTTGGGGTCCTCAGCATCAGAGAATGGACCAAAATGCCCTCACCATATGGCTTGATAGAACCTCAG GAAGTGGATTTAAGTCAGTGAAGCCATTCAGATCAGGTTACTTTGGAGCATCCATCAAACTCCAACCTGGCTACACTGCTGGGGTCATCACATCTCTCTAT CTATCAAATAATGAGGCACATCCAGGATTCCATGATGAGGTGGACATCGAATTCTTGGGGACAACATTTGGGAAGCCGTACACACTTCAAACAAATGTGTACATTAGAGGAAGTGGAGATGGCAAAATCATTGGTCGCGAGATGAAGTTTCGCTTATGGTTTGATCCCACCTCGGATTTTCACCATTATGCTATTCTTTGGAACCCTAGAGAAATCAT ATTTTTGGTGGATGATATTCCCATAAGAAGATACCCCAAAAAGAGTGCGGCTACATTTCCACTAAGACCAATGTGGCTTTATGGTTCTATATGGGATGCTTCTTCTTGGGCAACTGAGAATGGTAAATACAAAGCTGACTATAAATATCAACCTTTCACTGCCAAGTACACCAATTTTAAAGCGATTGGTTGCACCGCCTACTCATCCGCACGGTGCCATCCACTGTCGGCTTCACCATACCGTTCTGGCGGATTAACTCGGAAGCAATACCAAGCAATGAGATGGGTGCAAACACATAATATGGTATACAATTATTGCAAAGATTACAAACGCGACCATTCTCTAATTCCGGAATGTGGGCGTTAG